A region of Deinococcus rubellus DNA encodes the following proteins:
- a CDS encoding molybdopterin-dependent oxidoreductase, with product MTLSQATAAQSTHGQTADGLYFRACNLCEAICGLQLTVKGGAVVDVRGDPLDPLSHGHICPKGAVIADIHTDPDRLKLPMRRDGDTWTELGWDEALDYVATRLREVQTRHGQDSVAVYQGNPSVHNSGTLLSAGGFVRALGSRSRYSATSMDQLPHHFAAAEMFGHPLLLPIPDIDRSDYFLMLGANPLASNGSIMTAPGMRGRLKALRGRGGKVVLLDPRRTESAEVADEHHFIRPGSDALLLLALLNVIFAEKLDQPGHLAEFTDGLAELRAAAATFTPEKVAQATGVDAETIRRLAREFAAAERAVVYGRIGLSLQAFGGLCQWLLNALNLVTSNLDREGGAMWPLPAFDLLGRAKKGQTYHHRWHSRVRGLPEFDGELPVAALAEEFLTPGEGQLRAFVTIAGNPVLSTPDGEKLDQALAGVEFMVSIDPYLNATTRRADVILPPAVGLETQHYDVVFHHFAVRNTARISDPIFPIGGHQRYDWQIFESLRERLSGEKGSTPDERLELGLKHGPRHTSLEALRAAPHGTDYGPMQPCLPQRLLTAEGRINAAPAPMLADLARLEATLSADVPDLVLIGRRQLRSNNSWMHNVPRLMRGPQRCTLMLNPVDAARLNIQNGQMVEVRSRVGAVTVQAEVTGTLMPGVVSLPHGFGHGRAGVRLEVAAAHAGASANDLTDPEFLDELTGNTAASGVPVKVTAVQVPEESAAD from the coding sequence ATGACCCTTTCCCAAGCCACTGCTGCCCAATCCACCCACGGCCAGACCGCCGACGGCCTCTATTTCCGCGCCTGCAATCTCTGCGAGGCCATCTGCGGCCTGCAATTGACGGTCAAGGGGGGTGCGGTGGTGGACGTGCGCGGCGACCCCCTTGATCCGCTCAGCCACGGCCACATTTGCCCCAAAGGGGCGGTGATCGCCGACATTCACACCGACCCGGACCGCCTGAAACTCCCGATGCGGCGAGACGGCGACACTTGGACCGAACTTGGCTGGGATGAGGCGCTCGACTACGTGGCGACCCGGCTGCGCGAGGTGCAGACCCGGCACGGTCAGGACAGCGTGGCGGTGTACCAGGGCAACCCCAGCGTCCACAACTCCGGCACGCTGCTCTCGGCGGGCGGCTTCGTGCGCGCCCTGGGAAGCCGCAGCAGATACTCGGCCACCAGCATGGACCAGCTCCCGCACCATTTCGCCGCCGCCGAGATGTTCGGCCACCCGCTGCTGCTGCCGATTCCCGATATTGACCGCAGCGACTACTTTTTAATGCTGGGTGCAAATCCGCTGGCCTCCAACGGCAGCATCATGACTGCGCCGGGCATGCGGGGCCGCCTGAAAGCGCTGCGCGGGCGCGGCGGTAAAGTCGTGCTGCTCGATCCGCGCCGCACCGAGAGCGCCGAAGTTGCCGACGAGCACCACTTCATCCGCCCCGGCAGCGACGCACTGCTGCTGCTGGCGCTGCTGAACGTTATTTTTGCCGAGAAACTGGACCAGCCGGGCCACCTCGCCGAATTTACCGATGGGCTGGCCGAGTTGAGGGCCGCTGCTGCAACGTTTACTCCTGAAAAGGTGGCCCAGGCAACGGGCGTGGACGCCGAAACCATCCGCCGCCTGGCCCGCGAGTTCGCCGCTGCTGAGCGGGCCGTCGTCTATGGACGTATCGGCCTGAGCTTGCAGGCGTTCGGTGGGTTGTGCCAGTGGCTGCTCAATGCGCTGAATCTGGTGACTAGCAACCTGGACCGCGAGGGCGGTGCGATGTGGCCGCTGCCCGCCTTCGATTTGCTCGGCCGTGCCAAGAAAGGCCAGACGTACCATCACCGCTGGCACTCGCGGGTGCGCGGGTTGCCGGAGTTCGATGGCGAGCTGCCGGTGGCCGCGCTGGCCGAGGAGTTCCTGACGCCCGGCGAGGGGCAACTGCGGGCCTTCGTGACCATCGCGGGCAACCCGGTGCTCAGTACCCCGGACGGCGAGAAACTCGATCAGGCACTCGCGGGCGTGGAGTTCATGGTCAGCATCGACCCCTACCTCAACGCCACCACCCGCCGCGCCGACGTGATCCTACCGCCTGCCGTGGGCCTGGAAACGCAGCACTACGACGTGGTGTTTCACCATTTCGCCGTTCGCAACACTGCCCGGATCAGCGACCCCATCTTTCCGATTGGTGGGCACCAGCGTTACGACTGGCAGATTTTCGAGAGTCTGCGTGAGCGCCTCTCAGGCGAGAAGGGCAGCACGCCGGACGAGCGTCTGGAGCTGGGTCTCAAGCACGGACCGCGCCACACCAGTCTGGAAGCGTTGCGGGCTGCGCCGCACGGCACCGATTACGGCCCCATGCAGCCTTGCCTGCCGCAGCGTCTGCTCACTGCCGAAGGCCGGATCAACGCCGCCCCCGCGCCGATGCTGGCTGACCTGGCCCGGCTGGAAGCCACGCTCAGTGCCGACGTTCCCGACCTCGTCCTGATCGGGCGCAGGCAGCTTCGCAGCAACAATTCCTGGATGCACAACGTGCCGAGGCTGATGCGCGGGCCGCAGCGCTGCACCCTGATGCTCAACCCGGTGGACGCGGCGCGGCTGAATATCCAGAACGGGCAGATGGTGGAAGTCCGCTCGCGGGTTGGCGCGGTGACAGTGCAGGCCGAGGTGACGGGCACCCTGATGCCCGGCGTGGTCAGCCTGCCGCACGGCTTCGGACACGGCAGGGCAGGTGTGCGCCTGGAAGTGGCCGCCGCCCACGCTGGGGCCAGCGCCAACGACCTGACCGATCCAGAATTTCTGGATGAACTCACCGGCAACACGGCGGCCAGCGGCGTGCCGGTGAAAGTGACAGCCGTGCAGGTACCGGAGGAGAGCGCGGCGGACTGA